A section of the Bacteroidales bacterium genome encodes:
- a CDS encoding endonuclease V, translated as MTLDEHIGFDGVELYKAEENMKYPIKNITPKRAVEQQVEIAPQLIISGSPEKIKIVAGIDVAYSQKPLTGFSAISLFYYPGLEYIKTYQEIDLIGYPYIPGLLSFREGPLIMDTLEKIEEDIDLFLFDGQGIAHPRGVGIASHLGFLLDKPSIGVAKTWLAGEYKEPGNWKGARSNLVDASGNLIGHVLRSRDDTNPLFVSPGHRIGIEEASEIVLNCTTGYRIPEPLRRAHQEAEKYKNEGDI; from the coding sequence ATGACTTTGGATGAACATATTGGATTCGATGGTGTTGAGTTGTACAAAGCAGAAGAAAATATGAAATATCCGATAAAAAACATAACACCTAAAAGGGCTGTTGAACAGCAGGTTGAAATTGCCCCACAGCTTATCATTTCGGGTAGCCCTGAAAAGATTAAGATTGTGGCAGGCATAGATGTGGCATACAGCCAAAAGCCCCTGACCGGTTTTTCTGCCATATCCCTGTTCTACTATCCCGGGCTGGAATACATCAAAACCTACCAGGAAATAGATCTCATTGGGTATCCTTACATCCCGGGACTGTTAAGCTTCCGGGAAGGACCCCTTATCATGGATACCCTTGAAAAAATAGAAGAAGACATTGACCTGTTTCTTTTCGACGGACAAGGAATTGCCCACCCGAGGGGAGTGGGTATTGCCTCCCATCTCGGTTTTCTTCTTGACAAACCTTCCATCGGGGTGGCAAAAACCTGGTTAGCCGGAGAGTACAAAGAACCTGGCAATTGGAAAGGTGCCAGAAGCAACCTGGTGGATGCCAGCGGAAACCTCATAGGACATGTCCTTCGAAGCCGGGATGATACCAATCCGCTTTTTGTTTCTCCGGGTCACAGGATTGGCATTGAGGAAGCCAGTGAAATTGTGCTGAACTGCACCACCGGCTATCGTATACCGGAACCGCTTCGGAGGGCCCACCAGGAAGCTGAGAAATATAAAAATGAGGGGGATATTTGA
- a CDS encoding U32 family peptidase: MNKPELLLPAGNAEMFHAAVEDGADAVYLGLKQFNARERADNFTIPQLQALLAEAGKHNIKVYLTLNTVIKNKELPELLDILHAVSQTDISAVIMQDWGLYYLIRNHFSNLKLHASTQMGNHNAPGGMFSEKLGFERVIFARELTKRELAAIREKSNIQIELFIHGALCYSFSGMCLFSSYLGGMSANRGKCMQPCRRMYHDQNQKKYLFSLKDNQLIDHIPEIMDLGISSLKVEGRLKSAEYVYQVARAYRMAIDHPERIDEAAQLLIYDTGREKTAYYLGGDVNGALTENPSTGIFLGTVEELTQKGFILQTNEPIRQGNRLWIRSPKGENRKALKVKSFEKDWDEKVIIHSQSGEIQKGDLVYLANLRQKKFSDKFTTSGKEIMTSLPANRKQNILQSLAKPGQVKKTQLFVRIDSIKWLKKIPFQEVDNIIINLAENEWKELDVNAFLIKKNAHKIFFELPKIIPEGKIAFYRSLFKKYGKQGYRNFMISHLSQKLILPEHSTIAANENVYVFNDAAIHFLRKENIKLFCYPLENDLDNLFEHHNKKGIIPVYFYPELFYSRMPVHIRDKDHTFKDDKNYSFKRIRKNGMTIIVPGEPVSLTQHKNKLDARGFGRYLIDLTYEKPSDKRFHTILQKLRQSEQIQPSNTFNFKKGLS, from the coding sequence ATGAATAAACCTGAACTGCTGCTTCCTGCAGGCAATGCAGAGATGTTCCATGCCGCTGTGGAGGATGGAGCGGATGCGGTTTATCTTGGGCTGAAACAGTTCAATGCCCGGGAAAGAGCTGATAACTTTACCATCCCGCAGCTTCAGGCCCTGCTTGCTGAAGCGGGTAAACACAACATAAAAGTTTACCTTACCCTTAATACCGTTATCAAAAACAAAGAGCTTCCTGAATTGCTTGATATTCTCCATGCGGTTTCCCAAACCGATATATCGGCTGTGATCATGCAGGATTGGGGATTGTATTACCTGATCAGGAACCACTTCAGCAACCTGAAGCTCCATGCCAGTACTCAAATGGGTAATCACAATGCCCCGGGAGGAATGTTTTCTGAAAAACTAGGCTTTGAACGGGTGATATTCGCCCGGGAACTGACTAAACGGGAACTGGCTGCTATACGGGAAAAAAGCAACATTCAGATTGAGCTGTTCATACACGGGGCATTGTGCTATTCTTTCTCCGGAATGTGCCTTTTCAGCAGCTACCTGGGTGGCATGAGCGCCAATCGCGGTAAGTGCATGCAACCCTGCCGGCGGATGTATCACGACCAAAACCAAAAGAAATATCTTTTCAGCCTTAAGGATAACCAGTTGATTGACCACATTCCTGAAATCATGGATCTGGGGATTTCCTCCCTCAAAGTGGAAGGACGGTTAAAATCGGCCGAATACGTATATCAGGTTGCCAGGGCTTACCGTATGGCCATTGATCACCCGGAAAGGATTGACGAAGCCGCTCAGCTTCTGATATACGATACGGGAAGGGAGAAAACCGCTTATTATCTGGGCGGAGATGTAAACGGAGCCCTTACAGAAAATCCGTCAACAGGCATTTTCCTGGGAACAGTAGAAGAGCTGACTCAAAAGGGCTTTATCCTTCAAACCAACGAGCCCATTCGTCAGGGCAACAGACTGTGGATCCGGTCGCCCAAAGGAGAAAACAGGAAGGCCTTGAAGGTAAAATCTTTTGAAAAGGATTGGGACGAGAAGGTTATTATACATTCCCAATCCGGGGAAATACAAAAAGGCGATCTGGTTTACCTGGCCAATCTCAGGCAAAAGAAATTCTCCGACAAGTTCACCACAAGCGGCAAGGAGATCATGACAAGCTTACCGGCTAATCGCAAACAAAACATCCTTCAGTCACTCGCCAAACCCGGCCAAGTGAAGAAAACACAGCTATTTGTGCGCATTGACAGCATAAAGTGGCTGAAGAAGATACCCTTTCAGGAAGTAGATAACATCATCATCAACCTGGCGGAAAATGAGTGGAAAGAACTCGATGTCAATGCCTTTCTCATTAAGAAAAATGCCCACAAAATATTTTTCGAACTGCCCAAAATCATACCGGAGGGCAAGATAGCATTCTACCGTTCATTATTCAAAAAATATGGGAAGCAGGGATACCGGAATTTTATGATCAGTCATCTTTCACAAAAACTGATCCTTCCTGAGCATTCGACTATAGCTGCCAATGAGAATGTATATGTATTCAACGATGCGGCCATTCACTTTCTCAGGAAAGAGAACATCAAACTCTTCTGTTACCCATTGGAAAATGACCTTGACAACCTTTTTGAACACCATAATAAAAAAGGCATCATCCCGGTGTATTTTTATCCGGAACTCTTCTATTCCAGAATGCCGGTACATATAAGGGATAAGGATCATACCTTCAAAGATGATAAAAATTATTCCTTCAAAAGAATCAGAAAGAATGGTATGACCATCATTGTGCCCGGAGAGCCGGTTTCTCTCACCCAACACAAAAACAAACTCGATGCCAGGGGATTTGGCCGGTACCTGATCGATCTTACATACGAAAAGCCCTCGGACAAACGATTTCATACCATCCTGCAAAAACTCCGCCAATCAGAACAGATTCAGCCGTCCAATACGTTTAATTTTAAGAAAGGATTAAGCTAA